ATAGAAACGGCGATCACCCTTTAATCCCCGTCAGTGTGATCCCCTCCATGAACGTGCGCTGCGTGAAGAAGAACAACACCAGCGGCGGCAACATCGTCATCGTCGACGCCG
This region of Chloroflexota bacterium genomic DNA includes:
- a CDS encoding carbohydrate ABC transporter permease → ASTMTMLPPLVLFFFTQRTFMEGITLTGIKG